From the genome of Kluyveromyces lactis strain NRRL Y-1140 chromosome F complete sequence:
TACGAAGCTCCACGTCACGGTCATTTAGGTTTCTTGCCAAGAAAGAGAGCTGCCTCTGTTAGAGGTAGAGTTAAGTCTTTCCCAAAGGACGACCAAACTAAGCCAGTTGCTTTGACCTCTTTCTTGGGTTACAAGGCTGGTATGTCCACTATCGTTAGAGACTTGGACAGACCAGGTTCCAAGTTCCACAAGCGTGAAGTTGTTGAAGCTGTTACCGTTGTTGACACCCCACCAATCGTTGTTGTCGGTGTTGTTGGTTACGTTGAAACCCCAAGAGGTTTGAGATCCTTGACCACCGTCTGGGCTGAACATTTGTCCGACGAAGTCAAGAGAAGATTCTACAAGAACTGGTACAAgtccaagaagaaggctTTCACCAAGTACTCTGCTAAGTACGCTGAAAACGGTGCCCAAGTCGACAGAGAATTGGCCAGAATCAAGAAGTACGCTTCTGTTGTTAGAGTCTTGGTCCACACCCAAGTCAGAAAGACTCCATTGTCTCAAAAGAAGGCTCATTTGGCTGAAATCCAATTGAACGGTGGTTCTGTCTCTGACAAGGTTGACTGGGCTAAGGAACACTTCGAAAAGACCGTTGCCGTTGACTCTGTCTTCGAACAAAACGAAATGATCGATGTCGTTGCCGTTACCAAGGGTCACGGTTTCGAAGGTGTTACCCACAGATGGGGTACCAAGAAGCTTCCAAGAAAGACCCACAGAGGTTTGAGAAAGGTTGCTTGTATCGGTGCTTGGCATCCAGCCCACGTTATGTGGTCCGTTGCTAGAGCTGGTCAAAGAGGTTACCACCACAGAACCTCTATTAACCACAAGGTCTACAGAGTTGGTAAGGGTGACGACGAAGCTAACGCCGCTACCGAATTCGACAGAACCAAGAAGACCATCACCCCAATGGGTGGTTTCGTCCACTACGGTGCTATCAACAATGATTTCGTTATCTTGAAGGGTTCTATCCCAGGTACCAGAAAGAGAGTTGTTACTTTAAGAAAGTCCTTGTACACCAACACCTCCAGAAAGGCCTTGGAAGAAGTTACCTTGAAGTGGATCGACACTGCTTCTAAGTTCGGTAAGGGTAGATTCCAAACCCCAGCTGAAAAGCACGCTTTCTTGGGtactttgaagaaggacTTATAAACTCCTCAACTCTAATAGAGTCGAATTGAGTAAAAAGCTTTGCATGCTGTAATTTTATAGACTAGTTTTGGAGTACTCAAGAAAGTGTTTACACTTTCTTTCACTATCCCATCGGCTGGTTCATAATATTTCCTGTTGTTTTGACAACTATCTTTAAATATGAAAATATTAGCATTTgaataaataataattaCACGCGCTTCCTTCTTGCAAGTTATTTTTCTGGAGAAGCACTGAAGAGCCTCCGCGGTCTTCATCAACgctttcttctcttgcTCTTTTTCCGATGATTGGAGTACTGTTTCCTACACATGTCACTACAAAACCATTTCTCATTGGGTTTGGGTGCGGCTGATAATCCTACACAGGGGTAATGGAACCATTCGATGGCACAAGATTCATTATCACAAGCAACCATGGGTCCATACGACACATCTCTACAGAAACAGTACGTCTCTGTCTCTGGCTTGTGCGTCTTATCATGATTCACATGTTCTTGCTGAATCAGTTTCTGTTCCCTTTCTGCCTCTGGGTACCTTGATTTCATAGTGATCTTAATCTTGATCGGTTTGTGATGAGGCAAAGGTTTCAATTTCGgttgtttcttcaagtGACTATCGTACCTTGCCTTAATCTGAGAGAATCGCTCcaattcttgtttttcaaaattgagCCGTGAATGTTCTTGCCGTACTAACTCTAAGAGAT
Proteins encoded in this window:
- the RPL3 gene encoding 60S ribosomal protein uL3 (highly similar to uniprot|P14126 Saccharomyces cerevisiae YOR063W); its protein translation is MSHRKYEAPRHGHLGFLPRKRAASVRGRVKSFPKDDQTKPVALTSFLGYKAGMSTIVRDLDRPGSKFHKREVVEAVTVVDTPPIVVVGVVGYVETPRGLRSLTTVWAEHLSDEVKRRFYKNWYKSKKKAFTKYSAKYAENGAQVDRELARIKKYASVVRVLVHTQVRKTPLSQKKAHLAEIQLNGGSVSDKVDWAKEHFEKTVAVDSVFEQNEMIDVVAVTKGHGFEGVTHRWGTKKLPRKTHRGLRKVACIGAWHPAHVMWSVARAGQRGYHHRTSINHKVYRVGKGDDEANAATEFDRTKKTITPMGGFVHYGAINNDFVILKGSIPGTRKRVVTLRKSLYTNTSRKALEEVTLKWIDTASKFGKGRFQTPAEKHAFLGTLKKDL
- the YNG1 gene encoding Yng1p (weakly similar to uniprot|O00025 Saccharomyces cerevisiae YOR064C YNG1 Yeast homolog of mammalian Ing1 histone acetyltransferase complex component) — protein: MLTPRIELTILVLVNRLEGNSSRTMEDVRYGFLSTLDHLPCDVIRTLWTIQSLDIGDTNRDGCHSEEMLRQAQHLLELVRQEHSRLNFEKQELERFSQIKARYDSHLKKQPKLKPLPHHKPIKIKITMKSRYPEAEREQKLIQQEHVNHDKTHKPETETYCFCRDVSYGPMVACDNESCAIEWFHYPCVGLSAAPKPNEKWFCSDMCRKQYSNHRKKSKRRKR